TTGCCGGCGGCGTAGCGCTTGGCCATCTCGGACAGGGCGACGGGCCGGATCTTGCCGGCGTGACCCGCCGTGCCGAACTCCTCGAAGCGCTGCTTGCAGAGCTTCGTCATCGCGTCCATCGCGGGCTTCAGGTACTTGCGCGGGTCGAACTCGGCCTTGTTCTCCATCAGGATCTTGCGGATCTGGCCGGTCATCGCCATCCGGTTGTCGGTGTCGATGTTGATCTTGCGCACGCCGTGCTTGATGCCGCGCTGGATTTCCTCCACCGGCACGCCCCAGGTCGGCTTCATCTCGCCGCCATACTGGTTGATGATGTCCTGCAGGTCCTGCGGGACCGACGAGGAGCCGTGCATCACCAGGTGGGTGTTGGGCAGGCGGCGGTGGATCTCCTCGATCACGTTCATCGCCAGCACCGCACCGTCGGGCTTGCGGGTGAACTTGTAGGCGCCGTGCGAGGTGCCCATCGCGACCGCGAGCGCGTCGACCTTGGTGGCCGCCACGAATTTTTCCGCCTCGGCCGGGTCGGTCAGGAGCTGGTCGTGCGACAGGGTGCCTTCGGCGCCGTGGCCGTCCTCGGCCTCGCCCTGGCCGCTTTCCAGCGAGCCGAGCACGCCGAGCTCGCCCTCGACCGAGCAGCCGGCCCAGTGCGCCATCTCGGTCACCTTGCGGGTGATCTCGACGTTGTA
This is a stretch of genomic DNA from Methylobacterium sp. 17Sr1-1. It encodes these proteins:
- the fba gene encoding class II fructose-bisphosphate aldolase (catalyzes the reversible aldol condensation of dihydroxyacetonephosphate and glyceraldehyde 3-phosphate in the Calvin cycle, glycolysis, and/or gluconeogenesis); this translates as MARITLRQLLDHAAEHGYGVPAFNINNMEQGLAIMAAADATDSPVILQASRGARAYANDVVLAKLIDGLVEIYPHIPVCMHLDHGNNEATCATAIQYGFTSVMMDGSLKADGKTPADYNYNVEITRKVTEMAHWAGCSVEGELGVLGSLESGQGEAEDGHGAEGTLSHDQLLTDPAEAEKFVAATKVDALAVAMGTSHGAYKFTRKPDGAVLAMNVIEEIHRRLPNTHLVMHGSSSVPQDLQDIINQYGGEMKPTWGVPVEEIQRGIKHGVRKINIDTDNRMAMTGQIRKILMENKAEFDPRKYLKPAMDAMTKLCKQRFEEFGTAGHAGKIRPVALSEMAKRYAAGKLDPSFAATKAAAE